Within Pseudomonas cichorii, the genomic segment GAAGTGGCTTTCATAATCTTCCAGCCCCAGGAACAGGCCGCGATTGAGGGCCAGGCGCAAGCTGTCCATCAACACCAGATAACGGTCGCTGCACTCGGCCTGCCCGGCTTCAAGCCACTGGATATGATCGCCGCGAATACCTTCGCGTACTTCCTGCGCAAGCCCGCGCCCCACACCGGCAGGCTCGAGTTCACCCTCGGCGGCACGTCGATGGCACTCTTGTGCCAGTTCGCGGGTCAGACCTTCGGGCAGGAATATATTCTGCTGCGACCAACCATTGGCGGCCAGGTCGTCGACGATTCGAAGCAGGAGGGGGTGATCGGGAGATATGCGCATGGCGTGCATAGTATCCATAAGCCCCCGAATTCGACAGAGGTGTGTATACAGCACGGTCATGTGCGGGTGTTTTCATGCAGCAAGGGCAGTCATAACTCGACAAATCCCCGTCAACACCCCGAGAATAGCGACCTGCCGACAGGAGTCCCGAATGCGTCGTTTGTTTGTTTTGCTGTTGATGTTCTGCGCCTTGCCTGTCTGGGCAGACGGTTACGATCAGTTATACAAGGCCGCCGGCTGGACAGAGCAGCGTGCGCATTTCAACGATGCACTCAAGGCTGCCCAGCAACGCTACCGCGACAACCTGCCGCCAGCGGTCTTTCAGGCATTGGTCAATAACAGCAACCAGCGTTTTGCACCGCAGGCCATGGACCAGCGCGCAGAAAAGCGCCTGCGTGAAAGCCTCAAGGATCCGGCGCCTGCGCTGAAATTCTTCCAGTCCCCGCTGGGCCGCAAGATCGTCAAGGCAGAACTGACGGCAACCCGCTCCGACCAGTTGGCCAAGCACGCCCAGGGACTGCCGCAGATGGAAGCCGACGCCACCCGCCAGTTGCTGATCGGCCATCTGGCGCAGGCACTGCCCGCCAAGCAGGCCGGAGCAGAAGTCAGCCTCGCCATTGCCGGTGTTGCAGCCGACAGCCTGAGCCAGATGATTCCCGGCCTTCTGGGCGGCGGTCAGGCTCAAGGCATGCTCGAAGGACAGCGCGAACGCCTGATGGCGCAGATCAGCGCGGACCTGAACAACACGCTGCTGTACGTCTACCGCGACCTGTCAGACCCTGAGCTGGAAGAGTTCTCAAGCTTCGCCGAGTCACCGGAAGGCAAGGCTTACTATCAGGCAGCACTTGCCGCGATCCGTGCCGGACTTGCCGTCGGCCAAAGCACCTCCAGCCTGTCCCAGGGCCTGTAACAAAACGCCTCACTCGAGGCGGATCAGTTCATGTGCCCTTTCAGAAACTCGAAATACTGCGTCCGGAACTCCGGCACCTCGTTGGCCAAGTGATGCCGCGCCTTGCCAAGCATGAGGATTTGCGGCTCGCTGAACTTGCTCCTGAGTACGGTCAGGTTGTGGTCCCAGTCAACGGTCATGTCCGCATCGCCCTGAATGATCAGCGGGCTGCGGGTACTGCGCGGCGCACGTTCAATCTGCACGATCCAGCGCGATAAAGCGCCTACCCAGGCGGTCGGCAAGCGGCGCGGCTGCAAGGGATCGGCCAGCAGAAACGGCAGGAAAGCCGGGGCGTTGGTGTTTTCGGAAAACCGCCGGGCAATGCCGTCCACAAACGGCTTGAGCATGTAATAACTGAGTTTGGACCAGCCCCAGGCTCGTGGCCGAACCAGTGGTGACAAGAGAATGGCCTTGCCCTGCACCGGGCTGTCGTTGCCCTGATGAAGCAGATGATCGATCACGATTGCGCCACCGGTGCTTTGCCCGCACAGATGCCAGGGATGCGGCAGGTTCAGGGCCTCGGCTTCCAGCAACAGACGTTGCAGCACGACCTGATACTCGGAAAAGTCATTGATGCTCGCCCGGCTGCCGCTGGACAGCCCATGCCCGGGCAGGTCGCAGGAAATCACTGCAAACCCTTGGGCCAGCGCCCACTCGATCACGTAGCGATACAGACCCATGTGGTCATAGAACCCGTGGAACAGAAACAGGGTTCCCACAGGATGCTCCGGCAGCCAGACCTGCCCGACAATCTCGTAGCCCCCCACATCCAGACGCCCGAGCCAGCTGCGGATGACATGCTCGCCACCAAGCCCGCCCAGGCCATAGAAACGCTGATAGATCTGTCCATCCAGAGAGAGCGATTCGATCTCGCGCAGCGGTGACAGCGTGGCGCGTAATTGATCAGGGTCAAACGTTGCAGACATAAGGCTTCCAGATTCCGACAGGACCTTGAAAAGACAGTGTAGCGATATTCATCTGTCTGTTCGGGCGTGGCAAGCTACGCCACCTTAAATAGAAACGTCTGTCATGAAATCCCCACACCGTCGCAACCTGTTTGCCTGCCTGTTCGTCCTGACATGTGCGGCGGGATTGTGGATGGCACATGACTGGTTTCAACATCGCTACCTGCGCCCTTTCAGTGATCAGACTGCCCTGTTCACGGGCGATAACCTGAGCCTTCCCCCCGAACTGGCTGGCAAGGGACGTATTCGTCTGGTGCATTTCATGGACCCGTCCTGCCCGTGCAATGTCGGCAACCAGCAGCATCTGTCTGAGTTGATCGAGCACTTCGGTGGCGACAAAGGCGTGGACTTCTATGTCGTGCCGAAACCCGGTACGCCCGAACCGTCGTCACAAACAGCCGATACGCTCAAAACACTGAGCACGCTTGCGGGTGCCGACAAAATCACCGCCAGCCCGGCCGTCGCCATCTGGGATCGCGACGGCAAGCTTGCGTACTTCGGGCCTTACAGCGAAGGCCTGACCTGCAACGCCGGCAACAGTTTTATCGAACCGGTCCTGCATGCTCTGCTCGACGGGCGCAGCGTGAACACCACAAATACCATGGCGGTGGGTTGTTACTGCGCCTGGCAATAAATATTCAGGGCGCTCATCCGTTCCTGTAGAGACCGTTTTGCCCTGTTGCGGCTTGTTCGCGAATGAATTCGCTCCCTCAAATGGCTCTGTAGGAGCGAATTCATTCGCGAACAGACCGCACTCCTGTAGCCTTGCATCCCCCCTGCCCGAGCCTTTCATAGGAAGTTCAATGAAACGCATCCTTGCCATTCTCGCCATACTCATCGCCCTGCTTGCCGCAGGCGCTGGCTGGTATATCCATAGCAAACAGCCGGTGCGAGACGGCGAGATCGCCATGACGCACCTGAAGGCACCGGTCAGCGTGCGCTACGACGAGCGTGGCGTGCCTCATATCCGGGCAGAAAACGAAGCGGACCTGTACCGCGCACTCGGTTACGTACATGCCCAGGACCGCCTGTTCCAGATGGAAATGCTGCGCCGTCTGGCACGCGGTGAACTGGCCGAAATCCTCGGGCCTAACCTGATCGGGACCGACAAACTGTTCCGCAGCCTGCGCATCCGCGAACACGCCGATGCCTATGTCGCTCGCCAGAACCCGGACACCCCGACCTGGAAGGCGCTGCAAGCCTACCTGGATGGCATCAATCAGTATCAGGACACCCACGCAAAGCCGATGGAGTTCGATGCGCTGGGTATACCCAAGCGCCCTTTCACGGCTGAGGACACCCTGAGCATTGGCGGCTATCTGGCCTACAGCTTTGCCGCAGCCTTTCGCACCGAACCGTTGCTGACCTATGTGCGCGACCAGCTTGGCCCGCAGTACCTGAAAGTGTTCGATCTGGACTGGCACCCTCAAGGCATGCTCGACCA encodes:
- a CDS encoding 2OG-Fe(II) oxygenase; translation: MHAMRISPDHPLLLRIVDDLAANGWSQQNIFLPEGLTRELAQECHRRAAEGELEPAGVGRGLAQEVREGIRGDHIQWLEAGQAECSDRYLVLMDSLRLALNRGLFLGLEDYESHFALYPPGAFYLKHVDRFRDDDKRMVSAVLYLNQAWLPEHGGQLRMYLKGDVTYDVQPTGGCLVVFLSGDIPHEVLPATRDRLSLTGWFRRRGNEPFL
- a CDS encoding alpha/beta hydrolase, encoding MSATFDPDQLRATLSPLREIESLSLDGQIYQRFYGLGGLGGEHVIRSWLGRLDVGGYEIVGQVWLPEHPVGTLFLFHGFYDHMGLYRYVIEWALAQGFAVISCDLPGHGLSSGSRASINDFSEYQVVLQRLLLEAEALNLPHPWHLCGQSTGGAIVIDHLLHQGNDSPVQGKAILLSPLVRPRAWGWSKLSYYMLKPFVDGIARRFSENTNAPAFLPFLLADPLQPRRLPTAWVGALSRWIVQIERAPRSTRSPLIIQGDADMTVDWDHNLTVLRSKFSEPQILMLGKARHHLANEVPEFRTQYFEFLKGHMN
- a CDS encoding DUF6436 domain-containing protein, giving the protein MKSPHRRNLFACLFVLTCAAGLWMAHDWFQHRYLRPFSDQTALFTGDNLSLPPELAGKGRIRLVHFMDPSCPCNVGNQQHLSELIEHFGGDKGVDFYVVPKPGTPEPSSQTADTLKTLSTLAGADKITASPAVAIWDRDGKLAYFGPYSEGLTCNAGNSFIEPVLHALLDGRSVNTTNTMAVGCYCAWQ
- a CDS encoding DUF2059 domain-containing protein → MRRLFVLLLMFCALPVWADGYDQLYKAAGWTEQRAHFNDALKAAQQRYRDNLPPAVFQALVNNSNQRFAPQAMDQRAEKRLRESLKDPAPALKFFQSPLGRKIVKAELTATRSDQLAKHAQGLPQMEADATRQLLIGHLAQALPAKQAGAEVSLAIAGVAADSLSQMIPGLLGGGQAQGMLEGQRERLMAQISADLNNTLLYVYRDLSDPELEEFSSFAESPEGKAYYQAALAAIRAGLAVGQSTSSLSQGL